DNA from Dermochelys coriacea isolate rDerCor1 chromosome 20, rDerCor1.pri.v4, whole genome shotgun sequence:
ACCCTCAACATGTGAAGTAACCGATGCAGTGacatctgcctgagtttgcagagagcctgaatcAGTCACTCTGAAAGGAGTAACCTGCCCTTTTCATTGCAGCTCAGATGCAATGAGAGTACGTTAAAATGTCAACATGGCTCACTGTGTCACAGCTCAAAGCATGtgacaaatgaaaggaagtattgTAAGAGCTATGTAAATGATCCTCAGTCAGTGCATGTTTTGGGTAGGGTCTACAATAACGTGTTAAGGGGCATGTTGGTTTCATTCTCCGCTTTTAGACGTTTAGATTGCCACCTTTAAGCTAATTTGTTGTTGAgcacacaagaaaaacaaatcagatCAAACTTATCATtgaaacatacacaaaaaatgGCATGGAAAAGATACCATCTCAATTTTCACGTAGTCTCATTGGCATCGTATCCATCTGATTGCTTAGTGCTATTACAGATTAACAGGAATTATTAGTGATTAGTTATTAATAAGAAAAGTTAGGTTCCTCTCGCAGTAAACCAGTAAACTTCAGGAAGATGCAAAGGCAGGAGGAGTTATGGACGGCAGGAGAAGCATTTTGTGTTTCCGGTGGAAATCTTGTTTTTCACGAGTTCGTACCGATCTGACAATACAGAACCAGGGAAACGGCCATAGCCGCCAGctaggaaacaagaaaacaaagaggGAAACAGTTACAAagagttcatagattttaagatcatAATAgatcagggtggccaacctgtggctccggagccccatgcagctcttcagaagttagttTGCGGCTTCTTGTCTAGGccccgactccagggctggagatacaggcgccaactttccaatgtgccggggggggtgctcactgctcacccccggctctgccacaggccctatccccattccaccccttcccgccccctcccgagCCTGCCATGatctcgctcctcccccctcagcctcctgcaggccacgaaacagctgatcaggaagtGCAGGAAGTGATGCGGGGCTGCTggcgtattactgtggctctttggcaatgtacattggtaaattctggctccgtCTCaagctcagattggccacccctgtaatAAATCATTAGAACTTCTactctgacatcctgtataacaggccagagaattACCCCTGTctgcactgcattgtaaacccggGTCTGCACTCGTTTCCATGCCCGCACTTGAGTGTCTAAGCTGGGTTTACAAGTGTTAGACCCGGCTCTCCCAGCCGAGCTGACGCGTCCACACTGCGCTACGctgaccttctgactcaggtatgtggcttgagctgtgtccacactgcaaagtgaCAGGACTCAGACCTAAGTCTCAGCAGAACTTGGGCTCAGAACCACCCCCCTTAGCAGTGTGCTGTGACCCGGCCCTGAGCAGTTGCTGACCTGAATCACACTGATGTGTGCTTGGATGGAAGCAAGGGTTGGGCTCAATCCTGAGACAGAGTTCAGTGTGCAGCGTGAACATACTGCTAGGAAGGCGTTTCTCCAGCCCTCGAATCATAGACCATGGGAGTGGCCCACAAGCTACTACAGCCATTCGCTCCTGGTGTGGCACTGGGTGTTGTTTAAACTCCGATCCCCTAACAGCTATTCCAATGCCTCTCACTCCTATCCCTGGCTTCTCAACATCACGCCTGAGCTCTGACACTGCCAAACTTTTCAAGCCAAGATGCCGAGGGGCATGATCCAAGGAAAGATAACTGcctcccattttacaggtggggaaactgaggcagggagcaggggcgagtggggctgggggaagtgacttgccaggGATTGCCCAGCAaggcagtagcagagccaggaactgaatgaAGTTCTCATGAGTCCTAGACCACAAGTATGCCATGAAAGCATAAAGCGTACCTCGAGCACACCGATTCCTAATGCCACCCCTCCAACAATCCTCCCGTTCCTGCTCAGGAAGGTCTGGAACTCCTGCAAGCAAccctgggaggggaaagagaatcACAGATGCAACAGCGGGCCAGTGATGGGGCCAGTGCGTCTCATCTTGGCACTAATGGCAGTCTGTCCCCACAATGGCCCATAGCAGCTCGTTAATAACTGTGGATGTGATTGTAATATCAaacctagggccagattctctgttgGTGTGAAAAACCAACGGTAGTTCCACAACCCGTCCCTGGGAAAGTTTcttcttaggccaggtctatactagaCAGGGTTGACTGATAGAGCTATGCAGCTCTAtcagcaaaccctcctagtggagatgcagcatCTACCGGCAGAAGAGTTCATAGAGGTGACCAAACAGCAAGCCAGGCAATTCCTTCGTCTTGGAATTTCAATCCAACCAGTTTCCCCGGGAGCAACTCTACCTCAGGAACTGACTAATCAGAGCCCGAGGCAGATAGCAAACTCTATCCAGAGCCTTGCTAACCCAAAACTAAGAACACAGAATTTCTTCCCAAGACTGAAAACTTGCTCAGAATGCTAAAAAATAAGAAGAATTTGGAAGACCGTGTATGTCAGCTCCATATGCACTAACAACTCATAGCCTGTCTCCTATGGCAAATACCTTGCTAAAATCTTTTCCTTACCTTCTTGGTGCTGTCCAGTTCAGGTTCCAGGCACTCCTGCTTGGGCGGCAGGCAGCAGCCTGCGGGATAAGTCTGGCTGTGCATTTGGTAGAAGTAGGAGCTGTTGAAATCCTTGTAGTTGTTGAAGCCACAGCACTTCAGCTAGAACGAGAACACTAGTTGGTTTACAGCCACAGCCACGGTTTAGATTCACGTCCAGGACGGTTTGACTGCGTGGAGGATGTGGCCGTTTAAAGAAGGCAGTGTTGTAAAAACCTTGCCCTGCCCTGAAAGTGAATCACATAGGCCTAATCGCTAACGGAAGCGGGTGGCTTTGCATTTAAAGTGCTTGGCTTGGACACAGGAGATCTACGTTCAATTCCTAGAGTCCCTGGGTGACCCTAGGCAagattctgtgcctcagtttcccccgtcTGGAAAATGCAGCTAATGATCCTTCCAGCTCCCCAATGGGCCAGCTTACACTATCCAGAGCACAAAAGCCCTCCAGCCGGACCCCTGGGAGTAATGTAAGAGCTGCTTCTGCAGgtacttaacttcaagcatgtgctcAAGTCCCACTGGAGGCGAGTTAGATGTGTGctaatgtgctttgctgaattggggccttccAGCATGgagattccccccacacacacacacacacactgctggggGAATTCCCCTTGCCTCCCATGCATCAGCTGGCCAAATCCATCTCTTCCAGAGGGAATGCCGAAATGCGCCACTGCTCACCTCCTTCATGGTTGTGTCCCAAATTGCAGTCATGTCGTCCTGCCTCCCGTAATCCTCTCGTAAGGTTTTCACAGCCCAGGTTTTCAAGTGCTCAATGAATATATCAGCCTGGAacccagagacacacacagattGGCACCTTGTCTTGTCTTTCGGGAGCTGTTTGGTTTTTCCTTTATTGAGCTTAGCAGACAAATGAAACAACCTCCCAGTGCAACGAGCCAGGCATTTAAATGACTGCACCAGCCCTCGGGAGACACATGGTGTTGGATCATagtaaagaagttctgtattaaaatcacaaatgagtttgattccccatggtttgaattccagggtattactggttaagaggtctcttggtcgttggtactgtttctctctctctatgtgtgaaacttgcaagctgctaattgtgttagtacattctaagacagagtctgttctcaaagcaattctttgtaacaacaactactcacacagagagagactcaaagcaatactctgtaacaacagaaacagcacccagagactccccgcccttttgttgtattcatcttgctttgttaacaattgtgattaaaatagagctagaggatgtatgtggatggatgcttggtgtggataataactgaatgatcagggaggtgccagcctaagaatccagtgtccatcggctgaagaaggcatcaagtggaactAACCAGAGGACCcacagagggcagactggaatccacctaacagcctcaaggatgggagaaccaaagaacaagataacatctggcagcacggagccgtcaggaatgtgccatctgctgattgattcagcaacagcatgatgaagcaattcccatagactggcataggaagaaattcctataaaaatggactctagaaagtgagaactttggggtctgattctgcaaaccaacttccaggagcatcagatgtgcatctgacaaggccctgctccctcctcatgtccaggcccctggccagtggcttggcatgagcaactctaaggttggtaactatgataacaaccttgcagaacctgtgtgtgtgtgtgtatgaatgaatgtgtgaataaatatgagattgaatggaatgttatagctataactaactgcttactatgattctttctgtattcacagtaaatgtggtattttgccttttcccctttaataagattctgctggtttttattttattggtataacaatggCAGATCTAGTGTTTTATACTTTTATCTTCTATTTGTTTAACCCAGGAACGGCCagcctggatcagaccaatggtccatctaacgcaatatcccatctctgacagtggtcaaagTCACATCCTTCAGAGGAAGCTATACGATTAATTTCCTTTCCAGGACCCTTTATTTGCATTAACTATCACAACTCTACTactagtacttgtggcaccttagagactaacaaatttattagagcataagctttcgtgagctacagctcacttcatcggatgcatccgatgaagtgagctgtagctcacgaaagcttatgctctaataaatttgttagtctttaaggtgccacaagtcctccttttctttttgcgaatacagactaacacggctgttactctgaaacctactactaGTACATATGTAATCTTCCAACCTCTCTCTGAATTTTGCTATGTTCTCAGCCTAAGCACCATCCCgcggcagtgagttccacagacaaATAGCACGTTGTATGAAAACATATTTCTGTCAATCAACCCTGAGATTGACACCTTTCAGTTCCAGTCAGCGTCCCCTTGATCTTGTGTTTTGACAGGGGTTTTAAATGTTGACCCAGAGAAAAAGTCATGAGGATTGGAGTTGGACAAATTGTTATTATTTTTGGGGGGGACAAAATGCTTATTGGCCAAAAATGCAGGTTTAGTTGAATTTTCTGCATAGTTTCggacaaaaaaagggggggaggggtttctcCTAaacagtcaaaacatttcatttctaaatttagttagatttaataaaaaatcccaaacaaatcccaaaagggtaaaaaaaaaaacaccgagaaactaaacaaacccagggaTATTAgagggggtgggatctgagttactacagagaattctttcctcggTGTCTGGCttgtgagtcttgcccacatgcgcagggttcagctgatcaccatatttggggtagggaaggaattttcctccagggcagattggaagaggccctgtgggtttttcgccttcctctgcagcgtggggcgtgggacacttgctggaggattctctgcatcttgaagtctttaaatcatgatttgaggacttcagtagctcagacataggtgagaggtttattgcaggagtgggtgggtgagattctgcagcctgtggggtgcaggaggtcagacttgatgatcataatggtcccttctgacctgaatatctatgaatctattaacatttttttttcagttttttgttttggcaagagaaaaatgaaagtttgggatcaacctgaaatattttttaaaacaattccaGTTCAGCCACTGAACCAAATACTCAGTCGCTCACTCAGCTGTCTCTAGGCTCTAGGCATTGTTATTTAAACTGTTATTTATAACATCTAGGGAGACAAGCCTAGGCCAGGGCCCCGGGGATGCTGTagcaggaatcctgactcccatgACTTTCCACCTCCCTTAGCAGAATCCCCCTAGGTCCTGTTTTAAGAGGCGGAGGAGAGCCATCAAACAGCTCCCAGGCTGTGGGGCTCTGACTCGGACACCAGAAGCCGGGAGTGGAAGACAGCGGTGGCTCACTGAACGGCTCTGTTCCGTACACTCCCCTGATGCTTTGGTACAGGGCAATGGtggagacaggatcctgggctggatggactctggtctgacccaggctGGTAGCTCGAATGTTCTCAAAGCCCAGCCTTTAACTTACCATGGAAGAGAAGGCGAGGACTACGACAGCCCCCGTGACCTCAGCGATGAAGAGAATCAGGATAATGACAAAGaactggagacagagagagaccgaGATCAAAAGCCGCCCATACCAGCACAGAGACCTTTGCAGGAGCCATCCCTGGGGGCTGAAGAAAAGGGTCTACTGGCAAGAGCTGCTACTACTGCCAGTACCAGGTGTGGCAGCTCCAGGCGGTCACGGTCAGAAATAGACCTACACGGCCAAGGGCCAGATTTGGGTATTTAGGCATCTGAAGATGCAGAGCCAATGGAAATTAGGTACCCAACTCACAGAGGCACTTTTTACATTCCAGTAGGCGCCTGTTTTATTAAAGGGCTCATCAGTCCAGCTGACAAAGGTCTAACAAGGTCcagcagctggaagttgaagctagactcattcagactggaaataaggggcaCATTATTAAccgggagggtaattaaccattcaaACAAGTTCCAAAGGGCTAAGGCAGCTTCTCCCTCACTGGCAGTGTTCAAATCAAAacaggatgtttttctgaaagatctgctctcaCTTAAACAGGAATTGAGTCGGGAAGGGTCGAtcggcctgtgttatacaggaggtcaggctgggggatcacaatggtcccttctggctttagcaTCTAGGAATCTGCTTCTGAACTACCTTGTAAATCTGGCTTCCAGCCCCTAGGGGAGACAATGAGTTGTTCGGTGTTAGCTACAGCGGTACTGACTTTTGGATAGTCTTAGAAGAATCTGAGCTCAGAGCTAGCTGGGAAATTATATTTTTCCCCtggaaattttgacaaaattttgtacattttcatcAAATGTTTCTtagaaatatttcaggttttcatCAACCTCCTTCCGACAAAAAGTTCTGGTATTTTTCTATCAAAACCTGAAATTTCTCAAAGCCACAAAATGCCGTTGCTGAAAAccaattctccctccccccactggttTTCAGGGGTTGGGTATTTTTGGCAGAAACTTGAGTATTTCCAACAACAGTGGGAATTTTGGGGGTGAAAATGTCCAAAAAAAACTTTAGAGGGAAATTTTCCCACTTCCTAACCTGGAGagatggcaggggtggggcagagctggtGGATGAACTGGAAAAATCATTTTGTGGGAAATATCTCACACGTTTCCACGGTGGGACTCAAACCCAGGCCTGCAGAGTTATCAGCCACCACTTCCTAGTGCTGTCATAGCCTGCCTGTCCATCCGCAATCCACAGAGGGTGCACGCCATGGGACGTGTGCCCCGGAAGAGCCAGCTGACCATTGGTTTAACAATCCCTGATTGGCTCCTTGATCCTCCATAAGCCCCTGGGCACCCCAGGGGGCACCCAGAGGATAACAATGTGACCAGCTGCCATGACCATGCTGCTTCTCTGCCTCTGAACAACCAGTATTGACGTTGGCTCTGACCTGTCTCCTGCTCGACCCCGGAACCTCAAAGCTGACCCTGATACCTGGTGCTGACCCTTGGCCTGGACTCCATCTCTGGCTCTGCCCCTCGGCTTGACTCAAGACTCAGACCCTGGGTTTGCCGTTCAGCTTCTCTGACCCTGGGCTTTGgttcctggctcctgcccctcctccttcctactGTCACCCAGGATTCTGACAAAGGTTCAAAACGGAATCGGTTTTGCAGAAATTGCCATGACCTGCATCCCCATTGTaggtaggggaaactgaggcacacagcagtgctgtgccCAGGGTCACTCCAGGAGTCTGGGGCAAAGCCAGAATCTGAAACAAAATGTCCTGTGTCCTAGCCAACCCCCTTAACGATCCCTCTAGCCAGGAGCACTTCGACTCTGCGCAAAGGCAGGTCTGGCTGCTATCCCCACAGTGTACTGGGGAGAATGAAGCACAGAGGGGAGGCAGCTGGCCTGAGGTCCTGGAAactcctggatcccagcccagtaCTCTGTCCGTTAGCCCCCAACCCTTCCCTGTGGTGCTGCAGCCCCTACCAGCAGCAGCATGCACTTGCTCTCCTTCATGGCCCCGCAGCAGCCCAGAAAGCCCATGAGCAGCAGGAAGGTGCCAACAGCGATGCACAGGTACCCCACATTGATCAGCTGCATCAGCTGGGGCGCAGCGGCCCCCAGGATCTGCACGAAGGAGCCTCCATCCACTTTCATCCAGATGCCAATGCCCAGCACGGCCAGCCCgc
Protein-coding regions in this window:
- the LOC119845948 gene encoding tetraspanin-1-like, with protein sequence MGCFSFLKMMMFVFNGVIFLGGLAVLGIGIWMKVDGGSFVQILGAAAPQLMQLINVGYLCIAVGTFLLLMGFLGCCGAMKESKCMLLLFFVIILILFIAEVTGAVVVLAFSSMADIFIEHLKTWAVKTLREDYGRQDDMTAIWDTTMKELKCCGFNNYKDFNSSYFYQMHSQTYPAGCCLPPKQECLEPELDSTKKGCLQEFQTFLSRNGRIVGGVALGIGVLELAAMAVSLVLYCQIGTNS